Part of the Streptomyces sp. NBC_01353 genome, GCCCGGCCCGTGCGCGGCTGCGCACGGCGCTCAGCCGCCTGCTGCATCCACGGGCGTGCTGAGACGGGCGGGCCCGCCCGCTCCACCACGGGCGTGCTGAGACCGGGAGTCCGGCGTGCCGAGACAGGGAGTCGGGCGTGCCGAGATGAAGGCGGCCCGCCCGCTCCCGGGGCGCGTCATGCGCAGGAATCACGCCACGTGCGAGAGGAACTCCCGCACCGCCTCCCGCACGTCGTCCGCCGTCCATGCCAGCCCCGGCTCGGCCACCGTCACCTCCGTCACCGCCACCCCCGGCGGGCCGCCCGCGCCCGGGCCGCGCCAGCGGCGGAAGAGGACCGTGTCCCTCTCCTCCGCCAGCGCCACCGAAGCCGCCGTCAGGACCTCGGGGTCGTACGGGAGCCACACCTGGAACTGGTGGGTGTGCGGGGTCTCGGGGTGGATGCGGAACCACGGCACCCCTGCCTCCCCGAAGCCGGTCCGCAGCCCGTCGGCCACCACGCGCGCGTGCGCCACGTACGAGGGCAGCCGCGGCAGCTCCAGCTCCAGGCCCCGCAGCGCCGACACCGCGGCCGGAAACTGCTGGAAGAGCAGCCCTCCGTACCGGTGCCGCCACACCCGCGCCTCCTCCATCACGTCCTCGGTGCCCGCGAGCGCCGCGCCCGAAAGGCCGCCCAGGGACTTGTAGAAGGACACGTACACGCTGTCCGCGAGCCCCACGATCTCCCGCAGGTCCCGCCCGAAGTGAGGGGCGCACTCCCACAGCCGTGCGCCGTCGAAGTGCACCACTGCCTCACGTTCGCGCGCCGCCTCGACCACGGCCACGAGCTCCTCCCAGGCCGGCAGCACGAACCCCGCGTCCCGCAGCGGCAGCTCCAGCATCAGTGTCCCGAACGGCTCCGGGTGGTCCCGTACCTCCTCGGCCGTCGGCAACCGCGGCTCGTCCGTCGGATGAACCGTGCGCAGCCCGCTCACCGCACCCAGCGCACCGCCCTCGTGGACCTCCGGATGCGCGAGCGGATGCAGGGCGACGACCGGGCTGCCCGTCCGCCCCGACCAGCAGCGCAGCGCCACCTGCTGGGCCATCGTCCCGGTCGGGAAGAACACCGCGGCCGGGAGACCGAGCGCGTCGGCGACCCGCCGCTCGACCTCCTCGACGAGACCGTCGCCGTACACGTCGAGCCGGCCCCCGTCGTCCTCCGTGCCCGCCGTCCAGTCGGCCAGCTCCCGCAGGCGCTCCCCGACCGTGCCCTCCACCGGCGAGTGCGACAGCTTGCGCCGTGCACCGCCCCACACCTTCGCCTGGATCAGCCGCGCTTCCGTTTCGTCCATGGGCCGATCATCACACCACCACCCACACCCTGTGGACAGCCACGGAGGAGCGCGAAACGCTGGCGTAGCATGACCAGAAATCGTCCGGTACCCCCCGCGGACTGGAACGGAAGGCCGTTGCCGCGTGAACCAACCAGCAGAACCCCGAGCGGAAGACCGACCCGCGCGGCTCACCGTCGGAGTCGTCGGAGCCGGCCGGGTGGGACCCGCCCTCGCCGCCGCTCTCCAGCTCGCGGGACACCGCCCCGTCGCGGTCTCCGCGGTCTCCGACGCGTCCGTGCGCCGCGCCGCCACCCTCCTCCCCGACGTGCCGATCATGCCGCCCGCGCAGGTGCTCGCCCGCGCCGAGCTGGTGCTCCTGACCGTCCCCGACGACGCCCTGCCCGGCCTGGTCGAGGGTCTCGCGGAGACCGGGGCCGTACGGTCCGGCCAGCTGCTCGTGCACACCTCCGGGCGGTACGGAGTGCAGGTCCTGGACCCCGCGCGGCGGGCCGGCGCGCTGCCGCTCGCCCTGCACCCCGCCATGACCTTCACCGGGTCATCCGTCGACGTCCAGCGGCTGGCCGGCTGCTCCTTCGGGGTGACCGCGCCCGTGGAGCTGCGGCTCGCCGCAGAGGCCCTGGTCATCGAGATGGGCGGCGAGCCCGAGTGGATCGAGGAGGAGGCCCGCCCGCTCTACCACGCGGCCCTCGCCCTCGGCGCGAACCACCTGGTCACGCTGGTCGCCCAGTCGATGGAGCTGCTCCGTACGGCCGGCGTCGCCGCCCCGGACCGGATGCTCGGCCCCCTCCTGGGCGCCGCCCTGGACAACGCCCTGCGCTCGGGCGACGCCGCGCTCACCGGCCCCGTCGCGCGCGGTGACGCCGGCACGGTCGCCGCGCACGTCGCCGAGCTGCGCAAGCACGCGCCCGGCACCGTCGCCGGCTATCTGGCGATGGCCCGTACGACCGCGGACCGGGCGCTCGCGCACGGCCTGCTCAAGCCCGAGCTGGCCGAGGATCTGTTGGGTGTGCTCGCAGAGGGGGAACCCCGATGACGTCCACGTCGTCCACGTCGCCGACGACGTCGTTCGCACTGGTCCGCACGGCGGACGAACTGCACGCGCTGGTGGCACGCCGGGCCTCCGCCACCCGGGCCTCCGCTTCCTTCGCCGCACGTTCCGGCGCGGCCGAAAACAGCCGTACCGCCGTCGTCATGACCATGGGGGCCCTCCACGAAGGCCATGCCACCCTCGTGCGTACCGCCCGCGAGTACGTCGGACCCCACGGGTTCGTCGTCGTCACCGTCTTCGTCAATCCGCTCCAGTTCGGTGCGGGCGAGGACCTCGACCGCTACCCCCGCACGCTGGAGGCCGACCTCACGACCGCCGAGGCGGCCGGCGCGGACATGGTCTTCGCACCCGCCGTCGACGAGGTCTACCCCGGCGGGGAGCCCCAGGTCCGGATCAGCGCGGGACCCATGGGTGAGCGCCTCGAAGGCGCCTCCCGGCCCGGCCACTTCGACGGGATGCTCACCGTCGTCGCCAAGCTGCTCCACCTCACCCGCCCGGACCTGGCGCTGTTCGGCCAGAAGGACGCGCAGCAGCTGGCCCTGATCCGCCGGATGGCCCGCGACCTGAACTTCCCGGTGGAGATCGTCGGCGTGCCGACCGTGCGCGAGGGCGACGGCCTCGCCCTGTCCAGCCGTAACCGGTATCTCTCCGGCGGCGAGCGCCGCACCGCCCTCGCCCTCTCCGGGGCCCTGTTCGCCGCGAGCGACCGGCTCGCCGCCCAGCACGCGCTGCGCGCGCGTGCCGACTCGCTGCCCGGTGCGCAGAACCGGGCCGAGACCCGCGCCGAGGCGCTCTCCCGGCTCGGGGAGGCCCGCGCCGCGGCCGACGCCCACGCCGTGGCGCAGGCGACCGAGGGCAACGGAGCCGGAGCCGTACGGGCCGCGGCCCGCGCCGTCCTCGACGAGGCGGCGAAGGCCGAGCCGCCGCTCACCCTCGACTACCTGGCCCTGGTCGACCCGGCCGACTTCACCGAGGTCGCCGACGATCACGAGGGCGAGGCGATCCTCGCCGTCGCCGCGCGCGTGGGCAGGACGCGGCTGATCGACAACATCCCGCTGACCTTCGGAGCCACCAAGTGACCGGAATACGGCTGCAGGCGCCCGCGCCGGGCTGGTCCATCGACGCCGATGTCGTCGTGGTCGGCTCCGGCGTCGCGGGACTGACCGCGGCCCTGCGCTGCACCGCCGCCGGACTGCGCACGGTCGTCGTCACCAAGGCCCGCCTGGACGACGGCTCCACCCGCTGGGCGCAGGGCGGCATCGCCGCCGCGCTCGGCGACGGCGACACCCCCGAACAGCACCTCGAGGACACCCTGGTGGCCGGCGCAGGGCTCTGCGACGCCGAGGCCGTACGGCTCCTCGTCACCGAGGGCCCGGACGCCGTCCGCCGGCTGATCGCCACCGGCGCCGACTTCGACAAGACCGCCGACGGCAAGATCGCGCTGACCCGCGAGGGCGGCCACCACCGGCGCCGGATCGCGCACGCCGGCGGCGACGCCACCGGCCTCGAGATCTCCCGCGCCCTCGTCGAGGCGATACGGGACCGGGGTCTGCGCACCATCGAGCACGCCCTCGTCCTGGACCTCCTCACCGACGACGAGGGCCGCACGGCGGGCGTCACCCTGCACGTCATGGGCGAGGGCCAGCACGACGGCGTCGGCGCCGTCCACGCCCCCGCCGTCGTCCTCGCCACCGGCGGCATGGGCCAGGTCTTCTCGGCCACCACCAACCCGGCCGTCTCCACCGGCGACGGCGTCGCGCTCGCCCTGCGCGCCGGGGCCGAGGTGTCCGACCTCGAGTTCGTCCAGTTCCACCCCACCGTGCTCTTCCTCGGCGCCGGCTCCGAGGGCCAGCAGCCGCTGGTCTCCGAGGCGGTACGGGGCGAGGGCGCCCATCTCGTCGACGCCGACGGGGTCCGGTTCATGCTCGGGCAGCACGAGCTGGCCGAGCTCGCCCCCCGCGACATCGTCGCCAAGGCGATCATGCGCCGGATGCAGGAGCAGGGCGCCGAGCACATGTACCTGGACGCCCGCCACTTCGGCGCCGAGATGTGGGCGAACCGGTTCCCCACCATCCTGGCCGCCTGCCGGGCCCACGGCATCGACCCGGTCACCGAGCCGATCCCGGTCGCCCCGGCGGCCCACTACGCCTCCGGCGGCGTCCGCACCGACCTGACGGGCCGGACCACCGTCCCGGGCCTCTACGCGTGCGGTGAGGTGGCCTGTACGGGCGTCCACGGCGCCAACCGGCTCGCCTCGAACTCGCTCCTGGAGGGCCTGGTCTTCGCCGAGCGCATCGCCGAGGACATCGCCACGCTGGGTCCGCACCGCGAGGGCCTGCCGGTCGTGTCCACCACCTCGTCCGTGCTGCCGCTGCTCGCCCCCGAGACCCGGACCCGCGTCCAGCGGGCCATGAGCGCGGACGCCGGAGTGCTGCGGTCCGCCGAGAGCCTCGCGGACGCCGCCGACGCCCTGGAGGCGCTGAGCCTCACGGCGGCCGAGGACCACCCGGGCAAGGCGGCCGAGCCGGGCGTCGAGTCCTGGGAGACGACGAACCTCCTGTGCGTCGCCCGCGTGCTGGTCGCTGCCGCCCGGGAGCGCGAGGAGACCCGCGGCTGCCACTGGCGCGAGGACCACCCCGAGCGCGACGAGGACTGGCAGCGCCATCTGATCGTGCGCCTCACCTCGGACCGGCGGCTCGTGGTCCGCCGTACCGCCACCGCAGACTTTCCCTCCGTAACCCCCGAAGCCCCCAGGGAGCCGCAACCGTGAGCACGCCAGAGGAACGCCGTCCCGAGCCCGTGGACGTACCCCTGATCCAGATCAGCGCCCCCGCCGAGAGCGCGGGCGGCTGCGGTGACGGCTGCGGCTGCGCCGAGGGCGACGAGGTGTACGAGTGCGGCCTCGACCCCGCGCTCGCCGAGCTGCTCGCCGACGCCGGGCTCGACCCGGTCCAGGTCGAGGACATCGCCCACCTGGCGATCGAGGAGGACCTCGACGGCGGTGTGGACGTGACGACCGTCGCGACCGTCCCCGAGGACGCGATCGCCACCGCCGACTTCACCGCCCGCGAGGCGGGCGTCGTGGCCGGTCTGCGGGTCGCCGAGGCGGTGCTGTCCATCGTCTGCACGGAGACCTTCGAGGTCGAGCGGCACGTCGAGGACGGCGAGCGCGTCGAGGCCGGCCAGAAGCTGCTCTCGGTCACCACCCGTACCCGTGACCTGCTCACCGGCGAGCGCAGCGCGCTGAACATCCTGTGCCGCCTCTCCGGCATCGCCACCGCCACGCGCGCGTGGGCCGACGTCCTGGAGGACACCGGGGCCCGGGTCCGCGACACCCGCAAGACCACGCCGGGCCTGCGCGCGCTGGAGAAGTACGCGGTCCGCTGCGGCGGAGGCGTCAACCACCGGATGTCGCTGTCGGACGCGGCGCTGGTGAAGGACAACCACGTGGTCGCCGCCGGCGGTGTGGCGCAGGCCTTCAAGGCCGTACGGGAGCAGTTCCCGGACGTGCCGATCGAGGTCGAGGTCGACACGCTGCACCAGGTCCGCGAGGTCCTGGACGCGGGCGTCGATCTGATCCTGCTCGACAACTTCACCCCCATGGAGACCGAGGAGGCCGTCGCCCTGGTCGCCGGCCGCGCCGTCCTGGAGTCCTCCGGCCGTCTCACCCTCGAGAACGCGGCGGCGTACGCGGCGACCGGCGTGGACTACCTCGCGGTCGGCGGGCTCACCCACTCGTCCCCGATCCTCGACATCGGCCTCGACCTGCGCGACGCCTCCGAGGCGGCGGTCTGATGCTCCTCACCATCGACGTCGGCAACACGCAGACGGTCCTCGGCCTCTTCGACGGCGAGGAGATCGTCGAGCACTGGCGCATCTCCACGGACCCGCGCCGCACCGCCGACGAGCTGGCGGTCCTGCTCCAGGGCCTGATGGGCATGCACCCGCTGCTGGGGGTGGAGCTCGGTGACGGCATCGGCGGCATCGCGATCTGCTCGACCGTCCCGTCGGTGCTGCACGAACTGCGCGAGGTGACGCGGCGGTACTACGGCGACGTCCCGGCGGTCCTCGTGGAGCCCGGCATCAAGACGGGCGTCCCGGTCCTGACGGACAACCCCAAGGAGGTCGGCGCGGACCGCATCGTCAACTCGGCGGCGGCGGTCGAGCTCTACGGGGGCCCGGCGATCGTGGTCGACTTCGGCACGGCGACGACGTACGACGCGGTCACGGCGCGCGGCGAGTACGCGGGCGGGGCGATCGCGCCGGGCATCGAGATCTCGGTGGACGCGCTGGGCGTCAAGGGCGCGATGCTCCGCAAGATCGAGCTGGCCCGCCCGCGCAGCGTGATCGGCAAGAACACGGTCGAGGCGATGCAGTCGGGCATCGTCTACGGGTACGCGGGCCAGGTCGACGGCGTGGTGTCCCGGATGAAGCGCGAACTGGTCGGCCCGGACGGCGACCCGTCCGACGTCACGGTGATCGCGACGGGCGGCCTGGCCCCGATGGTCCTCGCCGACTCCAAGGAGATCGACGAACACGAGCCCTGGCTGACCCTGATCGGTCTCCGCCTGGTCTACGAACGCAACATCTCCCGCATGTAGCCGGCTCCCGGCCGGGGCCCGAGCGCCCCGGCCCGCGGCCCGCACTCGGCGACAAGGGCGGCCCCCGCCCACAGCCGCCCCGCTCCCCGGCCCCGCCGTGCGCACCCGGTCACCGCCCGCCGAAGGACCCGCCGCCCGGCCCCACCGGGCCCCCGGCAACGGACCCGCGCCACCCGCCGCGGTCCGCCGCCCCGCCCACCGGGCCAGCATCCGTGCGCCGAGCCCGCGCAAGGGCAACGCGCCGGGGATGATCGGTAAACGAAATTTGTCCGATTAGCGCGTATCGTCACCTCATGCCCACGCCATACGGATCCCGCGGCGGCATGGCGTTCAGCGCGGACGAGCTGCGTGTGCTCCGACGCGCCCTTGCCACCGCCCTCAACCCTGCCCCCCTTCAGGACGAGGACGTCCAGGACTGCCTGCGCCTCGCCGAATCCGTGGACGACGCCGTCCGCGAGGCCGGCCGGCTGCGCGCCTTCCTCCTCGCCGACCTGACCCGCTACCGCGAGGCCCTGCCCGGCTCGCTCCCGGGCTATCTGGAGCTCCTCCAGGACGCCCTCGCCGCCGGCCACGACCCCACCGCCGACGACCTCTCCGCCCTGCGCGCCCTGCGGTCCCACCCCCGGGCCGCCGGCCTCCTGGAGCGCTGCCAGGTCCTCGCCGAACGTTCCGTGCGCACGCGCCTCGCCCGCGTCTCCCAGGCCGTGGCCACCGCGCCCCGCACCCGACTGCTCGCCCTTCCCGGCGGTCGCGCCGCCGACGAGCCCAAGCCGTCCACCCCGAAGCCGCCCGCCCCGGTCAAGCGCCCGGCCCCCAAGCCCTCCGAGGTGTTCCCGCCGCGCCGACGCCCCGTACCCCCGCCCCCGCCCGAGGAACGCGTCGCCGGATAGCTACTCTGGTCGGCATGGACTACGTATCCGCGCTCCTGCCCCCCATCGTGATGGCCACGTTCTTCATCTGCCTCGTCGTCACGATCGTGAAGAGCCAGGGCGGTCCCAACAAGGCCAAGGAGGACGCGGCCGTGGACGCCGCCCTCGCCCGCGCCGAGGCCGCCCGTCAGGCGGACCGCAGCAGCGCCTCCTAGTCCCACCCGCATCGAGGACGTACGACAGATTTCATGTCGTACGTCCTTTTTGTTGCGTTTCCTCCGCCGATAACCAGCCATTCCCGGTTCGCTTGACTAAGGTGGCAGTTGTGCCCCGCCAATTGGGAGAGCTCGAAGACGCCGTCATGACACGCGTCTGGCAATGGAACCGCCCGGTGACCGTCCGGGAAGTCCTGGAGGATCTCCAGCAGGAACGGTCCATCGCCTACACCACCGTCATGACGGTAATGGACAATCTCCATCAGAAGGGCTGGGTACGCAGGGAAGTCGACGGCCGTGCCTATCGATATACCGCGGTGTCCACCCGCGCCGCCTACTCGGCCGCACTGATGAACGAAGCCTGGTCCCAGAGCGACAACCCCGCCTCCGCGCTCGTCGCCTTCTTCGGCATGATGTCGAGCGAGCAGCGGGAGGCCCTCAGCGACGCGATCCGCATCGTCGG contains:
- a CDS encoding beta-eliminating lyase-related protein, which encodes MDETEARLIQAKVWGGARRKLSHSPVEGTVGERLRELADWTAGTEDDGGRLDVYGDGLVEEVERRVADALGLPAAVFFPTGTMAQQVALRCWSGRTGSPVVALHPLAHPEVHEGGALGAVSGLRTVHPTDEPRLPTAEEVRDHPEPFGTLMLELPLRDAGFVLPAWEELVAVVEAAREREAVVHFDGARLWECAPHFGRDLREIVGLADSVYVSFYKSLGGLSGAALAGTEDVMEEARVWRHRYGGLLFQQFPAAVSALRGLELELPRLPSYVAHARVVADGLRTGFGEAGVPWFRIHPETPHTHQFQVWLPYDPEVLTAASVALAEERDTVLFRRWRGPGAGGPPGVAVTEVTVAEPGLAWTADDVREAVREFLSHVA
- a CDS encoding DUF2520 domain-containing protein; protein product: MNQPAEPRAEDRPARLTVGVVGAGRVGPALAAALQLAGHRPVAVSAVSDASVRRAATLLPDVPIMPPAQVLARAELVLLTVPDDALPGLVEGLAETGAVRSGQLLVHTSGRYGVQVLDPARRAGALPLALHPAMTFTGSSVDVQRLAGCSFGVTAPVELRLAAEALVIEMGGEPEWIEEEARPLYHAALALGANHLVTLVAQSMELLRTAGVAAPDRMLGPLLGAALDNALRSGDAALTGPVARGDAGTVAAHVAELRKHAPGTVAGYLAMARTTADRALAHGLLKPELAEDLLGVLAEGEPR
- the panC gene encoding pantoate--beta-alanine ligase, giving the protein MTSTSSTSPTTSFALVRTADELHALVARRASATRASASFAARSGAAENSRTAVVMTMGALHEGHATLVRTAREYVGPHGFVVVTVFVNPLQFGAGEDLDRYPRTLEADLTTAEAAGADMVFAPAVDEVYPGGEPQVRISAGPMGERLEGASRPGHFDGMLTVVAKLLHLTRPDLALFGQKDAQQLALIRRMARDLNFPVEIVGVPTVREGDGLALSSRNRYLSGGERRTALALSGALFAASDRLAAQHALRARADSLPGAQNRAETRAEALSRLGEARAAADAHAVAQATEGNGAGAVRAAARAVLDEAAKAEPPLTLDYLALVDPADFTEVADDHEGEAILAVAARVGRTRLIDNIPLTFGATK
- a CDS encoding L-aspartate oxidase yields the protein MTGIRLQAPAPGWSIDADVVVVGSGVAGLTAALRCTAAGLRTVVVTKARLDDGSTRWAQGGIAAALGDGDTPEQHLEDTLVAGAGLCDAEAVRLLVTEGPDAVRRLIATGADFDKTADGKIALTREGGHHRRRIAHAGGDATGLEISRALVEAIRDRGLRTIEHALVLDLLTDDEGRTAGVTLHVMGEGQHDGVGAVHAPAVVLATGGMGQVFSATTNPAVSTGDGVALALRAGAEVSDLEFVQFHPTVLFLGAGSEGQQPLVSEAVRGEGAHLVDADGVRFMLGQHELAELAPRDIVAKAIMRRMQEQGAEHMYLDARHFGAEMWANRFPTILAACRAHGIDPVTEPIPVAPAAHYASGGVRTDLTGRTTVPGLYACGEVACTGVHGANRLASNSLLEGLVFAERIAEDIATLGPHREGLPVVSTTSSVLPLLAPETRTRVQRAMSADAGVLRSAESLADAADALEALSLTAAEDHPGKAAEPGVESWETTNLLCVARVLVAAAREREETRGCHWREDHPERDEDWQRHLIVRLTSDRRLVVRRTATADFPSVTPEAPREPQP
- the nadC gene encoding carboxylating nicotinate-nucleotide diphosphorylase, with translation MSTPEERRPEPVDVPLIQISAPAESAGGCGDGCGCAEGDEVYECGLDPALAELLADAGLDPVQVEDIAHLAIEEDLDGGVDVTTVATVPEDAIATADFTAREAGVVAGLRVAEAVLSIVCTETFEVERHVEDGERVEAGQKLLSVTTRTRDLLTGERSALNILCRLSGIATATRAWADVLEDTGARVRDTRKTTPGLRALEKYAVRCGGGVNHRMSLSDAALVKDNHVVAAGGVAQAFKAVREQFPDVPIEVEVDTLHQVREVLDAGVDLILLDNFTPMETEEAVALVAGRAVLESSGRLTLENAAAYAATGVDYLAVGGLTHSSPILDIGLDLRDASEAAV
- a CDS encoding type III pantothenate kinase codes for the protein MLLTIDVGNTQTVLGLFDGEEIVEHWRISTDPRRTADELAVLLQGLMGMHPLLGVELGDGIGGIAICSTVPSVLHELREVTRRYYGDVPAVLVEPGIKTGVPVLTDNPKEVGADRIVNSAAAVELYGGPAIVVDFGTATTYDAVTARGEYAGGAIAPGIEISVDALGVKGAMLRKIELARPRSVIGKNTVEAMQSGIVYGYAGQVDGVVSRMKRELVGPDGDPSDVTVIATGGLAPMVLADSKEIDEHEPWLTLIGLRLVYERNISRM
- a CDS encoding BlaI/MecI/CopY family transcriptional regulator — protein: MPRQLGELEDAVMTRVWQWNRPVTVREVLEDLQQERSIAYTTVMTVMDNLHQKGWVRREVDGRAYRYTAVSTRAAYSAALMNEAWSQSDNPASALVAFFGMMSSEQREALSDAIRIVGHNVPEAPAPPAESAGERTTGEGDGGTGDEGR